DNA sequence from the Salvia splendens isolate huo1 chromosome 19, SspV2, whole genome shotgun sequence genome:
GTATTGATGAAGATGAGGAACAAGTTACTGACCAAGATGAGGATATAGTGACAGCAGATTTATCTCACTTGCAATCACGTGATGGAAGAAAACGGGCAAAATCTTTAACCATTGTGGGCACTATCGGATCTCTTGAAGTCAGTATCTTGATCGATACAGGAGCATCTCACGATTTTCTACATCCCCGGGTTGCTGAGAAATTACAGTTACCCTTGTCGCCTATTACTCCGTTCCGGGTGTATGTGGGAAGCGGTGAATATTTGCTATGCACACATGTTTCTAAAAAGACCACAGTGTTGATGCAGGGGACTTCTTTCGTCTTGGATTTACATGTCCTTGCCGCTTATGGTTCAGAtttaatcttgggtatggaatGGTTGGAGTCATTGGGTAAGGTTACACATGATTATCCGGAGAGAACAATGGAATTTATCAAAGATGGCACTCCAGTTCTCTTGCGAGGAATTACACCTAATCCGCGCCCGGTTTCTGTTTGTATGCTGTCCGCTATGTTATCTCGAACTACAGGCCATGACCTATATGAGCTTGTGGCAGTAGACCCTTCTGACAGGGATCTCAACGCTGATCAGCCGCTGTCTCTTCCAACGGATTTGCCTCCGACCATCTTGGCAACCTTACAACATCATATTCATCTCCAACCTAACTCCCGGCCGGTGAATGTGCGACCATATCGGTATCCATATTTTCAAAAGAATGAAATTGAACGACAAGTTCGTGAAATGCTTGATCAAGGCATCATACAGCGCAGTCAGAGTCCTTTTTCTTCACCGGTGCTGCTCATCCGCAAGAAAGATGGCTCTTTTAGGTTCTGTATTGATTATCGTGCTCTTAACACGGCTACTGTACCTGATCATTTCCCAATTCCCACCACTGATGAGCTTTTTGATGAGCTGGGGTCTGCGAAATATTTCACAAAACTTGATTTGCGTTCAGGATACCACCAAATTAGGATGCAAGAGGAGGATGTCTTCAAGACAGCATTTCGAACTCACGATGGGCACTTTGAGTTCTTAGTCATGCCTTTCGGGTTGACTAACGCTCCCTCCACATTCCAAGCGGCTATGAACACAATTTTTCAGCCGTTGCTCAGAAAATCAGTCATTGTATTTTTTGATGACATATTGATTTATAGTGCAAGCTTGGATCTTCATGCTAGCCATCTTGCCGAGGTATTATCTATCTTGCAAGCTAATCAGTTTTTTGTTAAGCTTTCCAAGTGTTCTTTTTGTAGCACCTCCGTCGAATATTTGGGGCATATCATTACTGATGGACAGCTTAAGGCAGATTCTTGTAAAATTGATGCCATGGTCGCGTGGCCCATTCCCTCGACAATTAAGCAGCTTAGGGGTTTCTTGGGTCTTACAGGATACTATAGGCGTTTTATCGCCATCTATGCACTTATAGCAGCTCCTTTGACTGATTTATTGAAGAAAGACTCATTTGTTTGGTCACCTGCAGCCGAGCAAAGCTTCTGTGAACTCAAAACAGCCATGACTTCAGCTCCTGTTCTCCGTCTGCCGGACTTCTCTCGTCAGTTTTGTGTCGAAACTGATGCTTGTGATTTTGGAGTGGGTGCGGTTCTATTGCAGGATAATCACCCGTTAGCTTTTTTCAGTAAAAAGCTTGGTCCTCGTCGCCGCGTAGCTTCTACTTACCACAAAGAATTATACGCAATAGTGGAAGCTGTACAAAAATGGAGGCAATATTTATTAGGCCGAGAATTCATCATCCGCACTGATCAGAAAAGTCTGAAAGAATTATTGCAACAAGTGGTGCAAACACCGGATCAACATCTCTATGTTCGCAAGCTAATGGGGTATAAGTTTGTCATTGAATACAAGAAGGGCAGCAATAACAAAGTAGCTGATGCTTTGTCCCGCCGAGATGAACCTACGGATAATTCTTCTTCAGTCGATGCTGCATTGCTAGCAGCTGCGTCACAGCCGGTTCCATCCATTTTGGCAGATTTGAAATCTGACACAGCAGCTTCAGCCGAGCTCCAAGACTTGATTCTTCAGATTTCGGCCGGTCTCGCATCCCCTCACTTCACTTTCGATGGCGAGCTTGTTTATTTCAAGCGTCGTATTTTCGTTCCTGCAGAGTCTAACACTAAGCGTGTGTTGTTACATGAACATCATAGTACCCCTTCTGCAGGTCATCCGGGGGTGGACCGCACGTTTAGACGCCTAGTCTCCTCGTTCTATTGGCCACATATGCGTCGTGATGTTAAGAAGTTCGTTGCTGCTTGTTTGGTTTGTCAAACCACAAAATATTCCACCCTAAAACCAGCGGGGTTACTCCAACCATTACCTATTCCATCTCAGGTGTGGGAGGACGTTTCCATGGATTTTATTACGGGTCTTCCATCTTCGCGAGGGTACACTACCATAATGGTTGTCGTTGATCGTTTATCGAAATATGCTCATTTCGCGCCGCTCCCTACCAGATTTGATGCTTTACGTGTTGCTCATTTGTTTGTGAATACAGTTGTCAAACACCATGGTTTTCCCAAAACCTTGGTTTCCGATAGGGATTCGGTGTTCTTGAATGCGGTTTGGGAAGAGTTGATGGCGTTGAGTGGTACTAAATTGCATTTCTCTACAGCATATCATCCTCAAACCGATGGACAGACGGAGGTGCGAAACAGAGGTTTGGAGCAATATCTTCGCGCTTTCACGGCGGACCGTCCGTCGAGGTGGTCGAATTTTCTACCTTGGGCTGAATTGGCATTAAATTGTTTCCACCATGAGGCTTTGGGGGTTTCGCCATTTCAAGCTTTATATGGCCGTGAACCACCTTCACTGGTTGCTGCTGACCCGTCTCCACGAACCCCTCCAGCTGTGGCTGCTTTGATCCGTCAGCGGGGTCTCTTATTGGTTGATCTACGAAAAAATTTGGAAAGAGCTCAACAAAGAATGCGTGCCACCGCGAACCAACATCGGCGTGATTTAGAGTTCAATGTTGGCGATAAGGTGCTTCTCAAACTTCAACAATATCGCCAACACTCGGTTGCCAAACCCCTGTCTGCGAAACTATCACGCCGCTATTATGGGCCTTTTGATGTAATCGAGAGAATCGGTCAAGTTGCTTACCGACTTAAGCTGCCGCAAGGTAGTCGCATTCATGACGTTTTTCACGTCAGTTTACTTCGGCCTTTTGTGGAGTCCGACCAAACTGCTGTGTTGTCTTCTTGGCCAGAGGAATTCTGTAATGGTAAGTTAATGATCAAGCCTACTGCAGTGTTAGAAAGGCGGACCATGTTGCGGGATAACGACGCCGTCGATCACGTTCTTCTTCGTTGGCCTGATGATTCTGTCACGTGGGAACCAACTTCAATAGTGCAGCGTCGTTTCCCTGATCtattccttgaggacaaggactCTCTCATccgcgggggagttgatacaGGATCACCTCAAACTCATGTTCAAGTGGCATCTCAAGACCATCACCAGACTTCCGATCAACTAAAGAATAGCTCCAACAAGTTGCAGCAACAGGGTCAAACCAACAAGAAGAAGAGTAGCAGTCGTCCAAAGAGAAACACTCGGCCACCCAATCGCCTTGTCGATTGTGTGCCGAAATGAGATAGTTATTTACGTTGTGTATTTGAagcatattatattattattagtgtgttgATTATACTGTAAGTGTCGGGCGCATCTATAAGCCCCATCTCGGGTTTTCTTagtggttctttcccgagaggTAGGAGGTCGAACCACCCTAGGgtcctagaatataaaaagggaaaCTTGTCAACATATTATGGTAATGAGTGATAAGTTTATTTCCCAAAAAAATTCACGTCTCTTACAAAGCTTTCAATAACTTCTTTCTCTGCCCGACGAGAACCTCTCTCGCGTGCGGAACAACCGATCGCCGAGCAAAGCCGCCGCCGATCATCCTTACAGATACGTCTATAACGTATCAAAGTGACACATACCCGGTACCTTCACCCGCACCTTCCTTCGCATATGGGTCGAAATTTTGGACCGTGTCCTGGTGAATCGAAACATGACATGTTAAAACAATTTATTCGATAAACTGGAAAAAAAAGCTTGTAGATCGAGGTAGGTGATCTCACTCTGAGCCCCCCGGTGCTGTGGACAACGGGAACGGTGCCGTATCTCATTGCATACAGCTGGTTCAGCCCACACGGCTCGAATCTCGAAGGCATCACGAGTATGTCACAGCTGCAAAATGTCTACTCATATCAGCAAATAAATACTCACATAGGGAAATTAGTTAAACCGATCATCAAATTACCCTGCTGTAATCCTATGAGAGATCGGGACGTTGAACCCAACCCAACCCCGATACTTGTCCTTAAAAGTAGATTCTAGTTGCCTCATCCAGTCTTCGTATTGCTTCTCTCCGGATCCGAGCATTACCTGAAATGTTAAACATGTACGACGATTAGTAGATACTTCTCACTAAAATCTTCAAAAAAGGCGGAAGTTATTAGTTGAACACGGACGAAGAGCAGTCTTACAAGTTGGACATCATCATACATAACATGTGGGGCGGCTGAAAGAAGAATGTCAACGCCTTTCTGGTAGTCAAGTCTCCCGATAAACCCAATCTGTGGAGAGTCGTCAACTTTGAGAAAACGCGAGGTTAAGTAAACCTAGAACCGACTAAAACATAGGAGAGCTATGTTCTCAATCTCACCAGAGGACAATTGGGTCGGACTGGAAGATCGAGTTCTGCTTGTAGCGCAGCCTTACACTCAGCCTGGAATGAACAGCAGCAGAATTTAGAGGATAAGTAGAAGAAAACTCGAGTTTGCCATCTATGGCGAATTTAGTCCCTCGATAGTTGAGCTAGCTGTCGTGGACATACATAAAGGCTGAACTAATGTTTAAAATTTTGGGAGTTTCACGACCTTTCCAGAGAGGTTGTCAATCGAGTAGAGGGAAGGAAGATGTGCATCAGTAGATGGATTCCATTCATCGGTGTCAACTCCGTTAGTAATTCCTGCACGGTTGCATGTTATTTCTAATCAAAACTAATTTGTTTTGTTGATGTAGACAAGTCGACACAACATACCTGTCAAAACTGACTTACGACTGCTTAATAGGTCGTGTAACCCATATCCACCGTCAGGGGTGGTTATTTCCCAGGCGTAACCCTGGAAAACCGAAGGAGAGTAAGAAAATGTGATAATTAGGCGGTGAAAGTTGAGGACTTGTTTATGGTCAATTTACATAGCCACATATCCAAATGCTGAAAACCATGAAGTTCTCTGGTGAGCGAAGAAAATTGATAAACGAATAGCCTACTGAGTCCTTACCGATCCTAATATGATCGATATAACGTGATTTTTAACATAATATTACCTGGCTTACTGTCACTATTCTGTCAGCAGTGACTATAGCAGATTTCAGAACATTGACTGCTTCACCAGGGTCGAGAGCATGTGTCCTCGCCCAAGTTGGGAACACCCATTCCAGCGCCTTGTACCACCCAGGAGGCAATCCGAAATTCTTATACGTGACTGCTGGCTCCACACCCTGTACAACGGAATAGTTCGTGTGTCATTACTACTTCACTATGATAATCAAAGTCATTTACACGTTACCACAGTTCTTCAGCAAATCAAATTCTACAGAATGCAAAAAAGAACTAGAAAGTAAAAATGCATTAGAGCCTACTAAACTGAAATGAAACAGAACTCACCTGATGTGCTAGATTATGTATCACAATTATACTCCGCGCAGCCTTGTATACACCGTGTGGACGATATTTTGCGGCTAAGAGCCTAAAATCATTGAACAAATGGAAATCACTATTTACATCATTGATCTAATGGTTTGTGAGTTTATATGGGTGCTACGCATATTGTACAAGAAAAATCATTGCAGAAATACATATACGGCCTAAAATATTTATAAGACATTAATAAAGAACCAGGAATCGTTCACAAAAGCGAGGATGTAAAGGTCACATACACAGGAACTAGGCCGGCATGCCAGTCGTTTGCTATAAATAGACATTTATCTCCATATGTATACCCTCCCAGCGGCAGCACTAAGGGAGCTTCACAAGCCGTGTGACAAAGTAAAGTGAACCGAAACTGTTCACAAAAGAGGgtataaattatcaaaaaaatgaTTCATAATAACTTGCAAAGATTCATCAATCACTTTGAGTACTGATCTATTTCacacagaaaaaaaaagaatgtcAATTTCTGTACGATCAACCATTTACCTGATTATCACCAAACGCACCAAAACCATCGCCATATGGAGTTCCAGGTCGGTGGTATGAGGGGTGGTCTACAAAGAcctaaatatgaaaaaatatgaaacaaaacACTTGAACATGTTAAAAAAGGGCTAGTAGTTTTCTCTAATGATGTAACTTTCGATTCCAGAATAGGACATTTTACTCGCTATCTATACATATGACTCGATAAATGTAGATGGATCTTCTTACCCAATCAACTCCAGCCCTGTATTCATGGAATAATCCAACCTCCTGTACACCACCAAAGCAATGGATCTTGGTCGGCCTTTCAGTATCAACGGCATTGGCAAATTTTTTATCTGATAAACCTCCATCCATATATCTCGGTGATACAACCATTACACGGTGACCTCGTGCAGCCAATGCTATTGGTAAGGAGCCACAGACATCTCCCAAGCCTCCGGTTTTCGAATATGGGGCTGCTTCAGAAGTTACGAAAACCACATTGTAGGTTGTGCTGGGGGAAGTTTTAGCACTACTTTTGATTTCTTCAGACAGATTCTCTGTTTCATCTTCTTGAGTTTCCGAGACTCTTTCATTGCTGATTACTGAAATTAGACATAATTATTCTCAGATAGTACTTGAACTACTGTAATATTTCACCGAAAAGTTTAATCCAAAATACCCCAACCAAACAAATTTACTAAAAAAGGTAACCACACAACTcaattaacataaaaaaatcacaatagaTCTCACAATCTTTATAATGACAAAATAAGTTCATACTATCTAGAGAAGAGACAATATGGAGTAAGATCGttccatcatcttcttcatcatcattcaTAGTAAGTGAATATATCAAATATCACCGCAACGACTACATGTAGCAGTTAACATTATGCACATCATAGTTCTTGGAATCACTCAGGAACAATGCTTTATCAAGGTGAATCAACAGCAAGCATCCAAATACTACAACATAAACTGCAATCATTTTTCCACTGGAAAGCCAAAAACAGAAGAGAAAAAACGGTACACATATCCAAGCTAAGGAATCActcttttttctgttttttgaGAAACATGAACCTGTAATCATAACATTTGACTCATTAACAGATTAAAACAGAACCATAATATCCCGGAAACGAGCTCTCGGTTCACTAAACAGGAGC
Encoded proteins:
- the LOC121779878 gene encoding soluble starch synthase 1, chloroplastic/amyloplastic-like isoform X1, which translates into the protein MEALRIAPSRYPAAKLIQNSGISCFRQLGFASFSSGKRKDRSFCVRARSYKEESEFVSRGSGNAKNQETKEGVLVGDERDEIDSVVGFHSIPHSVISNERVSETQEDETENLSEEIKSSAKTSPSTTYNVVFVTSEAAPYSKTGGLGDVCGSLPIALAARGHRVMVVSPRYMDGGLSDKKFANAVDTERPTKIHCFGGVQEVGLFHEYRAGVDWVFVDHPSYHRPGTPYGDGFGAFGDNQFRFTLLCHTACEAPLVLPLGGYTYGDKCLFIANDWHAGLVPVLLAAKYRPHGVYKAARSIIVIHNLAHQGVEPAVTYKNFGLPPGWYKALEWVFPTWARTHALDPGEAVNVLKSAIVTADRIVTVSQGYAWEITTPDGGYGLHDLLSSRKSVLTGITNGVDTDEWNPSTDAHLPSLYSIDNLSGKAECKAALQAELDLPVRPNCPLIGFIGRLDYQKGVDILLSAAPHVMYDDVQLVMLGSGEKQYEDWMRQLESTFKDKYRGWVGFNVPISHRITAGCDILVMPSRFEPCGLNQLYAMRYGTVPVVHSTGGLRDTVQNFDPYAKEGAGEGTGYVSL
- the LOC121779878 gene encoding soluble starch synthase 1, chloroplastic/amyloplastic-like isoform X2, with amino-acid sequence MEALRIAPSRYPAAKLIQNSGISCFRQLGFASFSSGKRKDRSFCVRARSYKEESEFVSRGSGNAKNQETKEGVLVGDERDEIDSVVGFHSIPHSVISNERVSETQEDETENLSEEIKSSAKTSPSTTYNVVFVTSEAAPYSKTGGLGDVCGSLPIALAARGHRVMVVSPRYMDGGLSDKKFANAVDTERPTKIHCFGGVQEVGLFHEYRAGVDWVFVDHPSYHRPGTPYGDGFGAFGDNQFRFTLLCHTACEAPLVLPLGGYTYGDKCLFIANDWHAGLVPVLLAAKYRPHGVYKAARSIIVIHNLAHQGVEPAVTYKNFGLPPGWYKALEWVFPTWARTHALDPGEAVNVLKSAIVTADRIVTVSQGYAWEITTPDGGYGLHDLLSSRKSVLTGITNGVDTDEWNPSTDAHLPSLYSIDNLSGKAECKAALQAELDLPVRPNCPLIGFIGRLDYQKGVDILLSAAPHVMYDDVQLVMLGSGEKQYEDWMRQLESTFKDKYRGWVGFNVPISHRITAGCDILVMPSRFEPCGLNQLYAMRYGTVPVVHSTGGLRDTVQNFDPYAKEGAGEGTGWAFSPLTKDSLLTALQRAVLTCREHKTSWEGVMKRGMEKNMSWDNAAVQYEQVFDWAFIDPPYAG